The following are encoded in a window of Acetobacteroides hydrogenigenes genomic DNA:
- a CDS encoding arsenate reductase/protein-tyrosine-phosphatase family protein produces MKKILIIGEDNACRSQMAEGWMRYYTRNHAEVVSAGLTKQPVDLHAANSMSNAIIDISRHVSKSIEEVNGEEYDFVLYVFEPASLDGIELKGTPKVIVQPFDKPQQGANAKETDANYARIRDEIENYCFDFAHQYIRKLY; encoded by the coding sequence ATGAAAAAGATACTTATTATAGGAGAAGATAACGCCTGCCGCTCGCAGATGGCCGAGGGTTGGATGCGTTACTACACCCGAAACCATGCCGAGGTGGTGAGCGCAGGGCTTACCAAGCAGCCCGTAGACTTACATGCCGCCAACTCCATGTCGAATGCCATTATCGATATATCGAGGCACGTTAGCAAGTCTATAGAAGAGGTTAACGGCGAGGAGTACGACTTCGTACTTTACGTTTTCGAGCCGGCTTCTTTAGACGGTATAGAGCTTAAGGGTACGCCTAAGGTTATAGTACAACCCTTCGACAAGCCCCAGCAGGGTGCCAACGCAAAGGAAACCGACGCTAACTACGCCCGTATAAGGGATGAGATAGAGAACTACTGTTTCGATTTTGCCCACCAGTACATACGTAAGCTTTACTAG